The following proteins are co-located in the Macadamia integrifolia cultivar HAES 741 chromosome 3, SCU_Mint_v3, whole genome shotgun sequence genome:
- the LOC122073758 gene encoding mannan endo-1,4-beta-mannosidase 1-like, with translation MAFFFSRINCICGSLMILLAFVCEATVPSGGFIGTQNTQFVLNGSPFFFNGFNSYWMMSVAADPNERYKVSNVFRDATAAGLTVCRTWAFSDGGYRPLQISPGNYDEKVFQALDFVISEAQKYGIRLILSLVNNYNDYGGRPQYVQWGKSAGQKISDDDDFYTNPMVKEYYKNHVKRVLTRLNTITGIVYKDDPTVMAWELMNEPRCKVDYSGKLLNVWIQEMATHVKSLDNKHLLEVGMEGFYGDSTPEKKQINPNGYEFGTDFITNNLIKEIDFATIHAYPDIWLPGQSNNEQLTFLQRWMDNHWADSRGVLKKPVVFAEFGKSKKHPGFSISIRDSFLNNTYNSIYNFARSGGTIGGGLVWQILAEEMESYYDGYEIILTQELSTSKVISEQSHLMTILNH, from the exons ATGGCTTTCTTCTTCAGTAGGATTAACTGCATTTGTGGGTCTTTGATGATCCTTTTAGCCTTCGTTTGTGAAGCTACAGTTCCTTCTGGAGGTTTCATTGGAACCCAAAATACCCAGTTTGTTCTCAATggctctcctttcttctttaatgGGTTTAATTCCTATTGGATGATGAGTGTTGCAGCTGACCCCAATGAGAGGTACAAGGTCTCCAATGTCTTCCGGGATGCCACCGCCGCCGGCCTCACTGTTTGCAGGACGTGGGCTTTCAGTGACGGCGGCTACCGGCCATTACAGATATCTCCCGGGAACTATGATGAGAAGGTTTTCCAG GCACTTGATTTTGTGATTTCGGAAGCACAAAAGTATGGGATTCGTTTAATTTTGAGTTTGGTGAACAATTACAATGACTATGGAGGTAGACCACAATATGTTCAGTGGGGAAAAAGTGCTGGACAGAAGattagtgatgatgatgatttttaTACAAATCCAATGGTGAAGGAGTACTACAAGAACCATGTTAAG AGAGTCCTAACAAGGTTGAACACCATAACTGGAATTGTGTATAAAGATGATCCAACAGTCATGGCATGGGAGCTCATGAATGAACCACGATGCAAAGTAGACTATTCTGGAAAATTATTAAAT GTTTGGATTCAAGAAATGGCAACACATGTGAAGTCTCTTGACAATAAACACTTGCTTGAGGTAGGGATGGAAGGTTTTTATGGAGATTCAACCCCAGAGAAGAAGCAAATCAATCCTAATGGTTATGAATTTGGAACAGATTTTATTACCAATAATCTCATAAAGGAAATTGATTTTGCCACAATACATGCATATCCAGATATTTG GTTACCGGGACAAAGCAACAACGAGCAATTGACATTCCTACAAAGGTGGATGGATAATCACTGGGCAGACTCAAGAGGGGTATTGAAGAAGCCAGTGGtatttgctgaatttggcaaaTCAAAGAAACATCCTGGATTCAGTATTAGTATTAGAGATTCATTCTTGAACAACACTTACAATAGCATCTACAACTTTGCAAGGAGTGGGGGAACAATTGGAGGTGGTTTGGTTTGGCAAATTTTAGCTGAAGAGATGGAGTCATATTATGATGGTTATGAGATTATTCTAACCCAAGAACTCTCAACAAGTAAAGTCATTAGTGAACAATCTCATCTCATGACTATACTCAATCATTAA